The window CTCGGTGAATTTCAGGAGCCAGCCTGCGGCCCTGGCGGCGGGGCGTCTAAAGGGCGGGTGGCCCAGGTGCGTGATGCTGTTCTTGCCTTCGTGAACCACGGTGCGGTAGTGGCTGAAGGTGCGGAAGCCGTGCTCGCCGTGGTAGTGGCCCATGCCGCTGTGGCCCAACCCCCCGAAGGGCAGGCGGTGGTCCGTGATGTGGATGATGACGCCGTTGCTGACCATGCCCCCGCTGCGGGTGCGCTGCTGAATGAAGCGGGTGGCTTCGCCGTTCCCGAAGGCGTAGAGGGCCAGGGGTGTCGGCCCACGGTTGATGTCGTCCAGCGCGGTTTGCAGGTCGTCGTAAGGCAGGATGGGCAGCACCGGGCCGAACAGTTCCTGACTCATGACCGGCATGGCGCGGGTGACGTTGCTGAGCACCGTGGGCGTGATGAATTTGCCCTGCTCGTCGAATTCCCCGCCGAGGTTCAGGGTCGCGCCCAGGTTGAGGCTGCCCACCACCAGTTCGCGCAGCCGGGCCACACTTTCGGCGCTGATGATGCGCCCCAGATCCGCGTTCTGCCGCAGGGTGTGCGGGTCGCCATACATGGCCTGCACGGCGTCGCGGACGTGCCGCACGAACTGGGCCTGCTTTTCGCGGGGCACCAGCACGTAGTCGGGGGCAATGCAGGTCTGCCCGGCGTTCATGAGTTTGCCCCAGGCGGTGCGCTGGGCGGCCAGGGACAGGTCGGCGCTGCGGTCGATGACGACGGGGCTTTTGCCGCCCAGTTCCAGCGTGACCGGGGTCAGATTGCCAGCGGCGGCCTGCATGACCTTCCGGCCCACGCCGGTATTTCCGGTGAACAGAATGTGGTCGAACGGCAGGTGCGTCAGGAACGCGGCGGTGTCGGCGTCCCCCTGCACCACGGCCACCAGGTGCGGCTCGAAGACGGCTTCAATGAGTTCCTGAATGACCTGCGCGGTGGCGGGCGCTTTCTCACTGGGTTTCAGAATAACGGTGTTCCCGGCGCTCAGGGCGTCCACGAACGGCGAGAGCAGATTGGTGATGGGGTAATTCCACGGCCCCAGAATCAGCACCGTGCCCTTGGGTTGCGGCACGATTTCGCCCCGGATGCCGGGCATGGTCATGGGGCCGGGAACGTGCTGGGGGCGCATCCAGCGTTCCACCTGGCGAAGGTTGTGGTTCAGCCCTTCCATGACCTGGTGCAGCTCCGTGACTTCCACCTCGGTGCGGCTTTTGCCCAGGTCGGCGTGCATGGCCGCGATGAAAGCTTCGCGGCGGGCGCCCACGGCCGCACGAAAACCCCTGAGCAGGGCGCGGCGCTCGGCGGGCGTGGTGCGCTGCATGCGGGCGCGGTGGGCCTGCTGGGCCTGGAAGACGGCTTTTATTTCGGTTTCGGTCAGGTGGGTCATGGGAAACCTCGGGGAAGGGTCAGGGCGGGGCAGGTGGTAACCCCTCCAGCTTAACCTCTGACTGCACCCGGTACAGAAATCGGGACACGATTCAAACCGCGAGGTTGCAGCGCCACGACAAAGGCCAGTCCCACCACGGAAACTGGCCTCGGGGAGCTTGCGGTTTACATCAGCGCGCGAATTCGCACTTCCAGTTCGCGGGCCACAGCGTCCGGCCCGCCCGCGAGCGTCTGGGCGCCGAGGTGCCAGCGGCCCTTCTGCTCGAATTCACTCACGAAGAAACTCGCCATGCCGGTGGCGCGTCTGTCCACTTCCAGAATGACGTCCAGGCCGCCCCGGCTGGGAAACATCATCATCTCGATCTCGGCAATCTTGTACTGGCCGTAAGGGGGCCGGAAGGCCAGTTCCTGCACGATCTGGCCATGGTGATACTCGACTTCGCTGCCCGACAGGGTAAAGCCCAGGCGCTGCGCGGCGGCGATCAGGGTTTCCGCCTCGGAACTGGGCAGGATTTGCAGGTGATCCTGATCGCCGGGGTCGACCGCGCCCGCAATGTCGGCGTCGGTGGCCAGCCACACCTGCGTGCCGGGCAAACTGAGGGGGGTATTCAGCGGCACGGCAATGCTGAAAGGAAACTCGCGCACCTCGCCGGGACGCAGGGTGAACCCAGGAACCACCTGCTCCTTCGAGAGTTGATGCGTCATGTAACTGTCGTCAGTTTTGTAGCGGGTGGCGAGGCCGAGGTTAATCCGCTCGATGCGCTGCTCGATGGCCCCGCCGCGAATGACGACCACACCCGTGACCTGCCCGCCCACGCGAACGGCATTGTGGTGAACCTGCGCGTCCACACTGGCGTTTCCTACCCCGATAGCGGCCATCATCTTCTTCAAGAATCCCATGCAAGACGTTACGGCAGGAAAATCGAATTGGTTCCCTGGCTACGAACCCCTGCCGTCCGGCACCTGTGATCTCGCGGGCGAAAGGGTCAAGATGCGCCTGATGACGCGTAAATTCTGCCCATTACGCCGCAGCACCTGCCCTGAAGTTCACCCGGATCGGCCGGCCAGCACGATGTACCTCTCCTCGCGGTAAGGCAGGCCTTTTGCTGTCGCGCACCTGTCCCAGTCGGCGCGGTGGGCCGGTTCGCCCATGAAGGCGCCGCGGGTTTGCCAGTCTTCCCAGGTAGGAGCGAACGCCTGCACGCTCACGCGCCACTCGCTCAGGATGGCCCAGTTCACGGCGGCCAGTCGCTCCGGCACCTGCGGCACCTCCAGACGCGGCCCCACGTACAGGAACCGGGCATCCGGGGCGGCTAGTTCGTTCAGGTGCAGGATCGCACTGGTCGGCCCGCGCCGCGACACGATCAGGTCAAACGGCACCTGCATTCCGTCCGGCACATCTGGCTTACCGTTCCAATCGAAGAACTGCGCGTGCGGGGCGTTCTTGCGTGCCTGTTCAAGCATTTCCGGCACGAAATCGTAAGCGGCCCAACCGGCGCTGTCCGGGCCGAAGCGGGCGGCGTCCAGCCCGTGACCGCACCCGGCCTCCAGCACCCGCGTTTGTGGCGTGAGCAGCGAGGTCAGCACCACATCAAACGTGAGTTCCGGGTCAGGGCCACCCAGTTCACGCTGCCACGGGTGAAAGTATCCGCCCAGTTCGCGGGCCAAGCGGGCGTAACCCGCGCGTGAATGCAGGGAATCAGGCATGAAGAGGCAGTCTACCTGGCGAAGTCAGAGAGAACATCGGCTGAATGACGGACATCAGGCCAGCCACTCCGCCCAGCTCGCCAGAACATTCTGCACGGCGCCCTGCACGCCACTTCCGGGAGAACGGGCGGCGGTCTTTAAAGTGCCAAGGACGTTCAGGGCCAGGCCCGCGTGCTCCTCGTGCCTGAGGCGCGCCGGGGAGAGGCTCAGGCCGTGCGCGGCGGCTTCCTCGCGGTACGCTTCACGCAGCGTGTCGCCCCACTGAGTCCGTTCGCTGGCGTTCAGGCGAACGTGCAGCAGGTGGGCCAGGTCTTCACCAGGAATGCTGGTATGCACCTGCCCATAATCGATCAGGAACGGCAACCCGCCCGCGACCGGCCACAGCAGTTGCCCCGAGTGAATGTCCCCGTGGGCAATCGTGGAAATGGGAGTGCGGCCCAGCAGCTCAGGCAGCACGGCGGTCACGTCTTGCATGATTGGGATGTGCGGGCCAGTGGCTTTCAAGGTCATTTGCTCTGCTTGTTTAACCAGCACGTTTGGTTGCCACGCCCATGCACCAGTGAGGGCCGTATGGTTCGCCCAGAAAGCGTGCAACTGCGCCATGACGCGCACCACGTCCAGCAGGGCCGCGCCGCGCTGCGCCTCGGTCTGGAAAGCCCCCCAGCCATGTGTTTCGGGCAGCAGATCCGGCGTAAGCAGGTGTGACCGCAGGCGCCCCTCCTCCTGCGCTGCGTGCAGTAGGGGCGCGTGCCGCACCGGACACAGCGGCGCGAGGTCACGCAAGTAGGCAATCTCGCGCCCGAACCGGCGGTAAGCGCGGGCATCGCGCCAGCCCAGCGGCAGGTACTTCAGGAACAGTGGCCCAGACGGGGAAGTGAACCTTGCAAAGGCCGCGCCGTTCCCCTCCCACGCCTCCACGCGCCTCACCCCAGGCAATTCACGCCGCAACCCGGCAGGCCACAGGGCCGGCCAGGAATGACCGACCGGGCCACCCCCACGGGCCGCCCGGGCATCATCTAAAAACGCAATCAACTGAGAAGAGACACCAGCCCGAACACCCCGGAACCGGCAGTCAGCGCCCCCAGCACGAACAGGCTCAGGCAGCCGCCCCGGCGCTTCACCGGGCGGTAATGCCCGTGCTGCACGTAACGCCCCCGCCCGTGACTGCTGTGGCTGCCTCCCAGAAACCCGCCCAGGCCGCCACGGTGACCACTGGAACGCGAATGACCGAAGAATCCACCGCCAGAAAAGCTACTCATGGTTCAGGGTACGCGGCGAGGACATGAAAAGTTCCCGAGACAGGGGCCATACGCCCCGGAAGAAGAGAATGGTGCTCCCCAGGCTGTTCTTGCGCGCCGAACGTGAGGAAGAGAAAATACGGTTGTGGACGCTATGAAGTGAATTCAGGAGCCGTTCTCGGATGTGCGGAGGAAAGTCCAGAAACCTATCAATCCAGCAATTCCGCCTCACCTGA is drawn from Deinococcus fonticola and contains these coding sequences:
- a CDS encoding sporulation protein, translated to MGFLKKMMAAIGVGNASVDAQVHHNAVRVGGQVTGVVVIRGGAIEQRIERINLGLATRYKTDDSYMTHQLSKEQVVPGFTLRPGEVREFPFSIAVPLNTPLSLPGTQVWLATDADIAGAVDPGDQDHLQILPSSEAETLIAAAQRLGFTLSGSEVEYHHGQIVQELAFRPPYGQYKIAEIEMMMFPSRGGLDVILEVDRRATGMASFFVSEFEQKGRWHLGAQTLAGGPDAVARELEVRIRALM
- a CDS encoding aldehyde dehydrogenase family protein is translated as MTHLTETEIKAVFQAQQAHRARMQRTTPAERRALLRGFRAAVGARREAFIAAMHADLGKSRTEVEVTELHQVMEGLNHNLRQVERWMRPQHVPGPMTMPGIRGEIVPQPKGTVLILGPWNYPITNLLSPFVDALSAGNTVILKPSEKAPATAQVIQELIEAVFEPHLVAVVQGDADTAAFLTHLPFDHILFTGNTGVGRKVMQAAAGNLTPVTLELGGKSPVVIDRSADLSLAAQRTAWGKLMNAGQTCIAPDYVLVPREKQAQFVRHVRDAVQAMYGDPHTLRQNADLGRIISAESVARLRELVVGSLNLGATLNLGGEFDEQGKFITPTVLSNVTRAMPVMSQELFGPVLPILPYDDLQTALDDINRGPTPLALYAFGNGEATRFIQQRTRSGGMVSNGVIIHITDHRLPFGGLGHSGMGHYHGEHGFRTFSHYRTVVHEGKNSITHLGHPPFRRPAARAAGWLLKFTEKLP
- a CDS encoding class I SAM-dependent methyltransferase, translated to MPDSLHSRAGYARLARELGGYFHPWQRELGGPDPELTFDVVLTSLLTPQTRVLEAGCGHGLDAARFGPDSAGWAAYDFVPEMLEQARKNAPHAQFFDWNGKPDVPDGMQVPFDLIVSRRGPTSAILHLNELAAPDARFLYVGPRLEVPQVPERLAAVNWAILSEWRVSVQAFAPTWEDWQTRGAFMGEPAHRADWDRCATAKGLPYREERYIVLAGRSG
- a CDS encoding phosphotransferase family protein; the encoded protein is MIAFLDDARAARGGGPVGHSWPALWPAGLRRELPGVRRVEAWEGNGAAFARFTSPSGPLFLKYLPLGWRDARAYRRFGREIAYLRDLAPLCPVRHAPLLHAAQEEGRLRSHLLTPDLLPETHGWGAFQTEAQRGAALLDVVRVMAQLHAFWANHTALTGAWAWQPNVLVKQAEQMTLKATGPHIPIMQDVTAVLPELLGRTPISTIAHGDIHSGQLLWPVAGGLPFLIDYGQVHTSIPGEDLAHLLHVRLNASERTQWGDTLREAYREEAAAHGLSLSPARLRHEEHAGLALNVLGTLKTAARSPGSGVQGAVQNVLASWAEWLA